The following are from one region of the Tsukamurella paurometabola DSM 20162 genome:
- a CDS encoding SulP family inorganic anion transporter — MAVQTRAKEAVQGSDVVAALRSPKRLETESLAGLVVALALIPEAISFSIIAGVDPRVGLFASFTMAVTIAIVGGRPAMISAATGAIALVVAPIAREHGLDYLLATVILAGILQVVLSALGVAKLMRFIPRSVMVGFVNALAILIFLAQVPHMTDVPWLVYPMIAAGLVIMVGLPKLSNAVPAPLVAIVLLTAVTMAFGLGVPNVGDEGELPSTLPQWLIPDVPHNLETLKLIAPYAIAMALVGLLESLMTAKLVDDITDTHSDKTREGWGQGVANVVTGFFGGMGGCAMIGQTMINVKSSGARTRISTFLAGLFLLILVVGLGDLVAQIPMAALVAVMVMVAVGTFDWHSIAPATLRRMPRSETAVMIVTVVITVATHNLAYGVIGGVIVATLLFVRRVAHFTEVTPAVASDDAGTRTYRVRGELFFASSNDLVYQFDYVDDPEHVIVDLSDTHVWDASTVAALDAIETKYRNKGKTVEFVGLNPASAERHGRLSGHLGGEH; from the coding sequence ATGGCAGTACAGACACGTGCGAAAGAGGCCGTGCAGGGCAGCGATGTCGTTGCGGCGCTACGGAGCCCGAAACGTCTCGAAACCGAGTCCCTCGCCGGTCTCGTCGTCGCATTGGCGCTGATTCCGGAGGCGATCTCGTTCTCGATCATCGCCGGCGTCGACCCGCGGGTCGGCCTGTTCGCCTCCTTCACGATGGCAGTGACGATCGCGATCGTCGGGGGCCGCCCGGCGATGATCTCGGCCGCGACCGGCGCCATCGCCCTGGTCGTCGCGCCGATCGCCCGTGAGCATGGGCTGGACTACCTGCTGGCGACGGTGATCCTCGCCGGCATTTTGCAGGTCGTGCTCAGCGCACTGGGGGTGGCGAAGCTGATGCGGTTCATCCCCCGGTCGGTGATGGTCGGCTTCGTCAACGCCCTGGCGATCCTGATCTTCCTGGCCCAGGTGCCCCACATGACGGACGTGCCGTGGCTGGTGTATCCGATGATCGCCGCAGGCTTGGTCATCATGGTCGGTCTGCCCAAGCTGTCGAACGCGGTGCCCGCACCCCTGGTGGCGATCGTGCTGCTCACCGCCGTGACCATGGCCTTCGGGCTGGGAGTGCCGAACGTCGGCGACGAGGGCGAGCTGCCGAGCACCTTGCCGCAGTGGCTCATCCCCGATGTCCCGCACAACCTGGAGACCCTGAAGTTGATCGCCCCGTACGCGATCGCGATGGCCCTGGTCGGCCTGCTCGAATCGTTGATGACCGCCAAGCTCGTTGACGACATCACCGACACCCACTCCGATAAGACCCGCGAGGGCTGGGGGCAGGGCGTCGCGAACGTCGTCACCGGATTCTTCGGCGGCATGGGCGGCTGCGCGATGATCGGCCAGACCATGATCAACGTCAAGAGCTCCGGTGCGCGGACCCGGATCTCGACCTTCCTCGCCGGCCTGTTCCTGCTGATCCTCGTCGTCGGGCTCGGAGACCTGGTGGCGCAGATCCCGATGGCCGCACTGGTCGCGGTGATGGTGATGGTCGCCGTCGGCACCTTCGACTGGCACAGCATCGCCCCGGCGACACTGCGGCGGATGCCGCGCAGCGAGACCGCAGTCATGATCGTCACCGTCGTGATCACCGTCGCCACCCACAACCTCGCCTACGGCGTGATCGGCGGCGTCATCGTCGCGACCCTGCTGTTCGTCCGCCGCGTCGCGCACTTCACCGAGGTCACTCCCGCCGTCGCGTCCGACGATGCGGGCACCCGCACCTACCGTGTGCGAGGCGAATTGTTCTTTGCCTCCAGCAACGACCTAGTCTACCAGTTCGACTACGTCGACGACCCCGAGCACGTGATCGTCGACCTCTCGGATACGCACGTGTGGGACGCCTCCACCGTCGCGGCGCTCGACGCGATCGAGACCAAGTACCGCAACAAGGGCAAGACGGTCGAGTTCGTCGGCCTCAACCCGGCATCCGCGGAGCGGCACGGCAGGCTCAGCGGCCATCTCGGCGGCGAACACTAG